A single window of Gossypium hirsutum isolate 1008001.06 chromosome A10, Gossypium_hirsutum_v2.1, whole genome shotgun sequence DNA harbors:
- the LOC107936355 gene encoding uncharacterized protein isoform X1: MDLKLSSVNIHSIWHYPSSSSLRYLYHLRVEGCHNLKYLFPSSLVKHLVQLKILQIWDCNMMEQVIFTDGLGAEDQWRNHTIFSKLDLLSLEDLPKLTSFCFQNYSEFPCLTNLRLKKCPFLKAFMSISVSRDEPRADHHLQASNLVHNSAVLNEKVVFPSLEKLQIQNCDSLQEIIEAQGLIANTSTTQSIVRETTTIKFVFPKLIYLGLNKVPRLKSFCSRMHTTQWPSLKHMEVIECPKAHIFAPKCPKSQVEISNQQPLFCVNEDTFPVLEELTLKTNDMMKGICDGQLSLQCFPSLKLLNLHCFPETSTTLPYCFIQSLPKLQKLVIFNASISKIVRSEGLSDKERQTSAFYQLKELRLSKLPKLTLKTFQPSLLSFKKLTTLEVISCHGFINLMACSTAKSLMLLERLSVADCEMIEEIIACEGEEIQGSIILPEMKYLKLSGLPSLASFSLAHHSLEFPVLQMVMVTKCPKMRNFCQGDLSTSNLQQMHVTRDEEDELWWEGDLNTTIKQMFNVMNVKNSQVT; the protein is encoded by the exons ATGGATCTGAAATTGTCCTCCGTTAACATTCATAGCATATGGCACTACCCATCTTCCTCATCTCTCAGATATTTGTATCATTTGCGGGTGGAGGGGTGTCACAATTTGAAATACCTGTTTCCCTCCTCCTTAGTAAAACATCTTGTGCAACTCAAAATCCTTCAAATTTGGGACTGTAATATGATGGAACAAGTAATCTTCACGGATGGATTGGGTGCAGAAGATCAATGGAGGAATCATACTATTTTCTCTAAACTAGATTTGCTGTCTCTGGAAGACCTTCCCAAACTCACAAGTTTCTGCTTTCAAAATTACTCTGAATTCCCATGCTTAACAAATTTAAGGCTAAAAAAATGTCCTTTCCTAAAAGCATTCATGTCTATATCTGTATCCAGAGATGAACCTCGAGCTGACCACCATCTACAAGCAAGCAACTTGGTTCATAACTCTGCTGTCCTCAATGAAAAg GTTGTTTTCCCTAGTTTGGAGAAGTTGCAGATTCAAAATTGTGATTCCTTACAAGAAATAATTGAGGCACAAGGACTGATTGCCAATACATCAACTACTCAATCTATTGTGCGAGAAACTACGACGATTAAGTTTGTATTTCCCAAACTAATATACCTTGGATTGAATAAGGTGCCAAGATTGAAAAGTTTCTGCTCTAGGATGCATACCACCCAATGGCCATCATTGAAACATATGGAGGTTATTGAATGCCCCAAAGCACACATATTTGCTCCAAAATGTCCCAAGAGTCAAGTTGAAATCTCAAACCAACAACCCTTGTTTTGCGTCAATGAG GACACTTTCCCTGTCTTAGAAGAATTAACACTGAAAACGAATGATATGATGAAGGGGATATGTGATGGACAACTCTCATTGCAGTGTTTCCCAAGCCTTAAACTCCTTAACCTCCATTGCTTTCCGGAGACATCCACTACTCTTCCATATTGCTTCATTCAATCACTACCAAAGCTTCAAAAGCTTGTTATATTCAATGCTTCCATTTCTAAAATAGTCCGGTCTGAAGGACTCAGTGACAAGGAAAGGCAGACATCAGCATTCTATCAATTAAAGGAATTGAGGTTGTCTAAACTTCCGAAGTTGACATTAAAGACTTTTCAACCATCTTTGCTGTCTTTCAAAAAGCTAACAACTCTAGAAGTTATAAGCTGCCATGGATTCATCaatttaatggcatgctcaacagCTAAGAGCCTGATGCTACTAGAAAGATTGAGCGTAGCTGATTGTGAGATGATAGAGGAAATCATAGCATGTGAGGGTGAAGAAATACAAGGCAGCATTATTTTACCTGAGATGAAGTATTTGAAACTAAGTGGTCTGCCAAGTCTAGCAAGCTTTTCCTTGGCACATCACTCGTTAGAGTTCCCTGTCTTGCAAATGGTAATGGTGACAAAGTGCCCAAAAATGAGAAATTTCTGTCAAGGAGATTTAAGCACGTCAAATCTACAACAAATGCATGTAACAAGAGATGAGGAAGATGAACTATGGTGGGAAGGCGATCTTAACACTACCATAAAACAAATGTTCAATGTAATG AATGTGAAAAATTCTCAGGTGACTTGA
- the LOC107936355 gene encoding uncharacterized protein isoform X2: MDLKLSSVNIHSIWHYPSSSSLRYLYHLRVEGCHNLKYLFPSSLVKHLVQLKILQIWDCNMMEQVIFTDGLGAEDQWRNHTIFSKLDLLSLEDLPKLTSFCFQNYSEFPCLTNLRLKKCPFLKAFMSISVSRDEPRADHHLQASNLVHNSAVLNEKVVFPSLEKLQIQNCDSLQEIIEAQGLIANTSTTQSIVRETTTIKFVFPKLIYLGLNKVPRLKSFCSRMHTTQWPSLKHMEVIECPKAHIFAPKCPKSQVEISNQQPLFCVNEDTFPVLEELTLKTNDMMKGICDGQLSLQCFPSLKLLNLHCFPETSTTLPYCFIQSLPKLQKLVIFNASISKIVRSEGLSDKERQTSAFYQLKELRLSKLPKLTLKTFQPSLLSFKKLTTLEVISCHGFINLMACSTAKSLMLLERLSVADCEMIEEIIACEGEEIQGSIILPEMKYLKLSGLPSLASFSLAHHSLEFPVLQMVMVTKCPKMRNFCQGDLSTSNLQQMHVTRDEEDELWWEGDLNTTIKQMFNNVKNSQVT, encoded by the exons ATGGATCTGAAATTGTCCTCCGTTAACATTCATAGCATATGGCACTACCCATCTTCCTCATCTCTCAGATATTTGTATCATTTGCGGGTGGAGGGGTGTCACAATTTGAAATACCTGTTTCCCTCCTCCTTAGTAAAACATCTTGTGCAACTCAAAATCCTTCAAATTTGGGACTGTAATATGATGGAACAAGTAATCTTCACGGATGGATTGGGTGCAGAAGATCAATGGAGGAATCATACTATTTTCTCTAAACTAGATTTGCTGTCTCTGGAAGACCTTCCCAAACTCACAAGTTTCTGCTTTCAAAATTACTCTGAATTCCCATGCTTAACAAATTTAAGGCTAAAAAAATGTCCTTTCCTAAAAGCATTCATGTCTATATCTGTATCCAGAGATGAACCTCGAGCTGACCACCATCTACAAGCAAGCAACTTGGTTCATAACTCTGCTGTCCTCAATGAAAAg GTTGTTTTCCCTAGTTTGGAGAAGTTGCAGATTCAAAATTGTGATTCCTTACAAGAAATAATTGAGGCACAAGGACTGATTGCCAATACATCAACTACTCAATCTATTGTGCGAGAAACTACGACGATTAAGTTTGTATTTCCCAAACTAATATACCTTGGATTGAATAAGGTGCCAAGATTGAAAAGTTTCTGCTCTAGGATGCATACCACCCAATGGCCATCATTGAAACATATGGAGGTTATTGAATGCCCCAAAGCACACATATTTGCTCCAAAATGTCCCAAGAGTCAAGTTGAAATCTCAAACCAACAACCCTTGTTTTGCGTCAATGAG GACACTTTCCCTGTCTTAGAAGAATTAACACTGAAAACGAATGATATGATGAAGGGGATATGTGATGGACAACTCTCATTGCAGTGTTTCCCAAGCCTTAAACTCCTTAACCTCCATTGCTTTCCGGAGACATCCACTACTCTTCCATATTGCTTCATTCAATCACTACCAAAGCTTCAAAAGCTTGTTATATTCAATGCTTCCATTTCTAAAATAGTCCGGTCTGAAGGACTCAGTGACAAGGAAAGGCAGACATCAGCATTCTATCAATTAAAGGAATTGAGGTTGTCTAAACTTCCGAAGTTGACATTAAAGACTTTTCAACCATCTTTGCTGTCTTTCAAAAAGCTAACAACTCTAGAAGTTATAAGCTGCCATGGATTCATCaatttaatggcatgctcaacagCTAAGAGCCTGATGCTACTAGAAAGATTGAGCGTAGCTGATTGTGAGATGATAGAGGAAATCATAGCATGTGAGGGTGAAGAAATACAAGGCAGCATTATTTTACCTGAGATGAAGTATTTGAAACTAAGTGGTCTGCCAAGTCTAGCAAGCTTTTCCTTGGCACATCACTCGTTAGAGTTCCCTGTCTTGCAAATGGTAATGGTGACAAAGTGCCCAAAAATGAGAAATTTCTGTCAAGGAGATTTAAGCACGTCAAATCTACAACAAATGCATGTAACAAGAGATGAGGAAGATGAACTATGGTGGGAAGGCGATCTTAACACTACCATAAAACAAATGTTCAAT AATGTGAAAAATTCTCAGGTGACTTGA